A stretch of DNA from Elaeis guineensis isolate ETL-2024a unplaced genomic scaffold, EG11 Super_Scaffold_31900, whole genome shotgun sequence:
CATCATCCCCTTGGACTTCGCCCAACCCTATAACTTTCCCTTCCATCTGCTGCTATCTTCTCCTTCTGGAGCCAATTCTTTGAAGCGcgttttcttggaattctccatctGGAACCCTCGACCGGAGGAGTTCGAGGGTTTTGCTCGTCTCCAAGTTTTGGAGCTCCGGCGAGTGAACATTACGGAGAGGCATGTGAAGGACCTGCTGGCTTATTGCCCGGTTCTCGAGCGTCTTGTTCTGGCGAAGTGTGGAGATTTCGTGGGTCTGGTGGTGAGCAGTGATTCTCTGAAATTTTTGTATCTGGAGGAATGGGAAAGCTTGGAAAGCGTCGAGCTCAGCGGTGCGAATCTCTCTACGTTCGAGTACAGGGGCCGGCAGGTCTGGTTCTCCTTCGATAAGGTCCCGAGGCTTCAACGGTTGTTCTTGTTCGAGGATTCTGTTCACCTCGTGGCCTATGCCTTGAATAGGCTCCCGATCGATGCCCCGCAAATCAAAACACTCATCATGTGTGTTTCCTCACCAAGGGAGGTGAGTAATCTATTGGAAGGTATCTTCGTGATTACTTTCTGCGTTCAATCCGACTCCATTTTTTTATTCATTgttataattattttagattgCACGCATCGAACCCAGTTTGCCAGTGAACCCACCCATATTTGCTGGTCTCAGCCAGTTGATCATCAACATTCCATCACATGGAGACCTTCTTTGGATAGCTTGGCTTCTCAAGGCGTCGCCTCTCTTGCAAAAACTCGAACTGCATGTAAGGAGATCCCTCATTCAGTAACACTTAATGAGTGGCAGGTTTTGATGCAATCAATTATTTTGTTCTGCGACTAATATGTTTGTCTATTGTATTCCTGGAAAAAAAATCCAAGGATGCAGAGTTTTATGTGGTCGTTGTCGTTGCCATCTTTGTGGCCGTTGTTGTTTATCCTTAAATTCTAATGGCAATATGTATCCTGTTGGAGGTTTATGGAATTTCACCATATCTATAAAATACTTTTGTTACTTGCAGATGGCTTTTCATTCAAACAACATGCCTCATCACCAGGATGTGAATCGATTTCGGATGGTAAAGGAGCTTCACGAGTGCCCCCATCAGCACCTTGAGATTGTTCAATTGAGTGGTTTCACAGGCAGCAATTTCCAACTTGACATTGCAAAGTACATTCTTAACATTGCTGTTAATCTCAAGTTGATAATGATTGATCCACGCGCAAGACAATATGTTTCTGGTGGCAAACTGATGGACGTTGAAGGGTTTTATGAAGGAAATATGGCTGACAACTGGACCGAAAAGATCCGACCATTGGTCCATCAGCAGCTCTCTGGAGAGGTTTACTCAAATGCTGAACTAATCATCTTATGATTATCCTTTTGTTCATATACAATAATGTGAAACTGAAGCattaattacctcaatttatCTTGTTTGTCTCAAAATCAAGATCATATTTGACATTGTGAAAGGCTAATATTGTTCCCTTGAAAATTCAACCAATGGATGCGGACTTTCTTTTCACGTGGTTTCTTAATGTTTTATCTTGATGTAAATGATGGAAATATGTTTTCCTCTTTACTTGTTGATGATTAGTCGTACAAAAGTTTTTACAATATGATGATGGAATGGGATTTCACAATCTTTCAAGCATGACAGTATCTTGTCGAAGCATTGCTTAGGCATAGGATCTTGCACAATACTTGAAGCACAGAATAAGGTTTTACAAGTTGGCAATTCTTACATATAAGGTCTCTTGTCATGACAAAAGTAAGAGACTGTCATCGTGCatgttttattaaatattaatcaaGTCTATGGCTTGATAGTTggattatagaaaaattatatggagacaatttcaaaaataaaaaagaaatcttAGTTTGACTTATTATCAATATTTTGGAGTAATTTGTTTTCAACATATTTTTGTTTGAGAACTAAGATGGGTGGAAACTCTATCGAATATCAGAGCAAGCATGGGGTGGAAGCCAAGTCAGTTGTATCAACATAAGAAACTCTGCCAGCTTGACCAGTTGGAACCATCTTTGTTGGTGACAAATTACTTCCAACTTCTTTTAGTTGCTGGATATGTTTTCTATGTGGATTGATTTCATAATCACATAACATTAAAAGTTTATTTTGTGCTTTGTGTTTTAAGGAACTTTTGAACACTAGAAAGGTCTACTTGGTAAGGGAAGGGAAAGTAAGAATAGGGATGGTCACCATGGAGATGACTACTAGTCTTCCAATCAAATTTGCTCATTGACTTTAGGAGATTGAGTATGAAAAAAGCCAAATCAACATTGAGTAACATGGGTAGGTTTTGATGTAAAAGGTGATGGGGACTGCCAAGATGATCTAATTAGAGAGAAGGAATTTTTGCCTTTAGTGGACTTAGAACAAAACTATTATCACAGAATGaatcatggaaaaaaaaaatgcagggCTTTTAcatctttactttttttttttttcaaagaaaaccTTTGTACAAGTACATATTGGAGTCTTCTTTTGCTCTAGTGAGGTTCCTTATAGTCTTCTTGTAGTTAAGTGGTGACTTACATATaatcaatattaatttttttaaccaaaaactaaaataatatatatggtATAAACTGAGATTGCCTTAAAAGCTAAATGTTGTTTTCCAACTTTGCTTGTTGACACATCCTTAGTTTCTTCTTGGATTAAGAGATACTCCTTGATCAAACATTACCAAATATTGTAAGTTGAGCATCAACAAGTGATTCAAGGTAGTAAGCAAACTTAAACTGCTACAATTATTTCCACATGAATAGGCTTTGCCTATCAAACTATTTTAGTACTTATTGAACCTTGCATTTCATCAACCTAAAACGCCTAATGTAGATGTCATATGTGGAAGTTATGTCCTCTGGAAGTTATGTTGAATGGTCAAGGTTTAATGTGGTTTATCTTTCTTAGAAACGCTAACCATGACTACTTGAAGCAAGGATTTGGGTCCTGATACACCCTGTTGGTATCATACTACTCAGTTGAGAGAACAGTACCAAGGATGCACTCAGGACACCAATTCTCTCGTGGACCGACACATCTTGACCTTACCGATTGATATTCGTTGGGATAATCATGCTTGCCAGCCAAGTTGCCAGTGCCAACTGCGACAGTTGGGTCCTACTCATAGAAAAGAGCCCTGATGGCTTTCTTTGTCTACTTTGGTTTGGAGATgagagagggagaaaaaaaagaaagagagagaggaaggagacaAAAGTAGCAAAGAGAGAATTGAGAGGAAGAAGGGAGTGGAGTTGCCAAGGTCCGGCCTTCTCTACACTCGAATCTACGTGCATTTACCGAGGTAGTCCATCCCCCACTTATTTTGCTATCTATTTGACCAAAAGTTAATAATGCAAAGGAAAATCATGCCAATGTCTTTGAAGTTAATTATTAAAAGTGTACATAAATAATTTCAGGAAAAATTGCACTATTGGCATGCATGTGCTACCAAATAACCAGTTAGGAGGCTCAAAAAGCATATTTGATTGTAAggaattatttgaaccaacaaaaaatcctaaataataaaaataataaaaaataaaaggggTTTCGAGGCATCCTAATACTGGACCCGGACAGACCAATTCTGAGTCTTAAATTCTTGATCTAAACTGGCCTAACTGCTGGTTTAAAATAAAATGATTCTTGTGGATCATCCGAGTTCAAGAATTGACAGTATCATCAGCACCGGAGTTTGAGCTAGTGGACCAACAGTTTCAATGATTATTGAATGTTGCAATTGAGTCAACTGATTTAGCTTAGTTAGTTAAGTATACCGGTATGAGTCCATGCCATTTCTTGTATTTACTTTATTTTACTCTTATCTCTACGTAAATTGCTTAATCATTGAGTATCACCATTGTTGTACTTGGATGTTTAAAAAAAAACATTGCATTCAAATTATTGTGTACTAGTGGCCCCCTGCTCTTTTAAGGTTTTTAGCATGAGTTGATGAATAGGGAACCACTTCTCCCATCTCTGTTTTCCTTTTATGAGCTTGTTTGAGGGCATTTGAAGTGAGACAAGAAGTCCACCTATCTTCATTTCCTCACCTTCTCTTCTTTCCACTCTCGTTCCTCTCTCCTTACTCTTCCTCTTTCTTATCTGCTTTTCCTTTGCAGAtctcaaaaccctagatcctccTATTTTTTCTTATGACTCAGCCTAGCACCATGTTGCAAGGAGCAGGAGGCCACGACTGCAGCCAGTGGTTTGTCCCTAGATCTGATTCATAGACTAGCCTGCCCTGTCAGCAGGCAAGACCAGGCTGATTGTGACAGCGGCATTGTTAGCTCTCTGTTTGGCCTATAGCATCACTCCCCTGTTTCCTCTATCAGTTCCCAGCAGCCCTCTGTTGTTGTCTCTTTCTGAACCTAATTAAACCCTACTTTCTCTGAATAGCCTTGAAATGGGATGATCTTCAAACTCGAAAAATGCAGTCTAGACTGCAGTCTCTCCCCTTTCTGATTGAACTGGGTAGCATTTGACCTTCTCCAAGGCATGCCTCCCGGCCACTCTTATCATCCATGCTGAACACTAGAATACATCTTTTCGTGATTCCTTTCTTTGGTAATCCAAGCAGCTGGCTCAGTTGTTGATTGATTGGAAAATTAATATTGATTGTCTCCGGGGTGCAATTAGCTTCCACGTTTGTAGAGATGTTTGATTAGTTTTTCTTTTAAGATGAATTCACTGTTTGAGTGTTGGTGTCAACAATGCTGTGGCTCAACCTTGATGTGTGGAAGGAATGAAGACTGTAATCTTTCCATATTCAGCCAGTTTTCTTTGGTTCTCAAAACAATAAAGCTGAACTTCTAATAACATCTTGGTGGCAGCTAAGGTTGGTGGGTCTCATCTCATGTTTGGA
This window harbors:
- the LOC105035774 gene encoding LOW QUALITY PROTEIN: putative F-box protein At3g58860 (The sequence of the model RefSeq protein was modified relative to this genomic sequence to represent the inferred CDS: inserted 1 base in 1 codon), which codes for MATSGRKTPDPGGTDRLSSLPDAILSSILSLLPVREAVRTSVLSKRWRHVWCHTCDLLLDAPNLLPPXLCFPDSKLYNLFRDQRDRLILQLSRRFRSAARTLLAHHQAQKLGTFRLHFPLGRGQSRLLDSWLEHAISREVEILDLNFNKGRPIIPLDFAQPYNFPFHLLLSSPSGANSLKRVFLEFSIWNPRPEEFEGFARLQVLELRRVNITERHVKDLLAYCPVLERLVLAKCGDFVGLVVSSDSLKFLYLEEWESLESVELSGANLSTFEYRGRQVWFSFDKVPRLQRLFLFEDSVHLVAYALNRLPIDAPQIKTLIMCVSSPREIARIEPSLPVNPPIFAGLSQLIINIPSHGDLLWIAWLLKASPLLQKLELHMAFHSNNMPHHQDVNRFRMVKELHECPHQHLEIVQLSGFTGSNFQLDIAKYILNIAVNLKLIMIDPRARQYVSGGKLMDVEGFYEGNMADNWTEKIRPLVHQQLSGEVYSNAELIIL